Proteins encoded within one genomic window of Gasterosteus aculeatus chromosome 18, fGasAcu3.hap1.1, whole genome shotgun sequence:
- the tab2 gene encoding TGF-beta-activated kinase 1 and MAP3K7-binding protein 2 isoform X1, translating into MAQGSHQIDIQVLHDLRQKFPEVPEGVVSQCVLQNNNNLDACCEYLSQVSPGYLYSEEGNLSNDPGFDRLRKHMTQLNLGLQSQNVHVAPNQDSPRMNGSRTLAHSLSDGPLQKGQAPNSDFFPPEPQSAPVQVPASINVFGGMEPTRKPQPPQHLGLYPMGVKGSQQTPRFNPITVTLAPHIQTGRNTPTSLHIHGGPQTTNSPQGNSIYIRPFVTQCGTTRQNHQQQLQGGRAQYSPTSQPQQQIYQISHPSPWSGPQHTASSHTSQHQTQGHQTSHVYMPISSPTNPQAPSLIPTGSQASSSGVSSCSTTTSSVMPTSMPTISQYNIQNISTGPRKNQIEIKLESPQRSNSTTAVLRTSSGPRSSSTSSSCPSSSSSSSSSCSAGVATVPTAPLSIGGPGLSRSQPVYISPSPPTAATASSEEAPSVGSRFYISANATSDDSGGRNPPTVYISANPSLQGPSGARNMGGQVSMGPAYIHHHPPKSRASLGGGGTASSPRVVVTQPNTKYTFKITVSPNKPPAVSPGVVSPTFEPNNLLSLPSDHHFVEPDPLHLSDPLSAHRERPSEPRRLSMGSDDAAYTQALLVHQKARMERLWHELELKKKKLEKLKEEVNEMENDLTRRRLERSNSASQIPSIEEMKQLRCKNRLLQIDIDCLTKEIDLLQTRGPHFNLSAIHNFYDNMGFLGPLPPKPKGTLSIEGNRRRYNVTSELMMEPSSGPPPPLSFDPGSKIVKPIADQEEDEGLQWNCTACTFLNHPALNRCEQCEFPRHF; encoded by the exons ATGGCCCAGGGAAGCCACCAGATTGACATTCAGGTTTTGCATGACCTGCGCCAGAAGTTCCCAGAAGTCCCAGAGGGTGTTGTCTCCCAGTGTGTTCTGCAG aacaacaacaatctAGACGCCTGCTGCGAATACTTGTCCCAGGTCAGTCCGGGCTACCTGTACAGCGAAGAAGGAAACCTCAGCAACGACCCCGGCTTTGACAGGCTTCGCAAACACATGACCCAGCTGAACCTGGGCTTGCAGTCTCAGAATGTGCACGTGGCCCCGAACCAGGACAGCCCGAGAATGAACGGCAGTCGAACTCTGGCCCACAGCCTGAGCGACGGGCCCCTCCAGAAAGGCCAGGCCCCTAACAGTGACTTCTTTCCGCCGGAGCCCCAGTCCGCCCCAGTGCAGGTTCCCGCCAGCATCAATGTGTTTGGTGGCATGGAGCCCACAAGAAAGCCGCAGCCTCCGCAGCACCTCGGGCTCTACCCTATGGGGGTCAAAGGATCCCAGCAGACCCCGCGCTTCAACCCAATAACCGTGACGCTAGCACCCCACATCCAGACGGGCCGCAACACACCCACCTCTTTGCACATACACGGCGGtccacaaacaacaaacagtccACAGGGTAACTCCATTTACATCAGGCCCTTCGTCACCCAGTGTGGTACGACCCGGCagaaccaccagcagcagctgcaggggggcAGGGCCCAGTACAGCCCCACCTCCCAGCCGCAGCAGCAGATCTACCAGATCTCACACCCGTCTCCCTGGTCTGGCCCCCAGCACACCGCCTCCTCGCATACCTCACAGCACCAGACACAGGGCCACCAGACCTCTCACGTCTACATGCCGATCAGCTCTCCCACCAATCCCCAGGCGCCCTCCCTCATCCCCACCGGAAGCCAGGCCTCGTCCTCCGGTGTCTCGTCgtgctccaccaccacctcctcagtTATGCCCACCTCGATGCCAACCATCAGCCAGTACAACATCCAGAACATCTCCACCGGCCCGCGGAAAAATCAGATTGAGATCAAACTTGAATCTCCTCAGAGGAGCAACTCCACTACTGCCGTGCTGCGGACAAGCAGTGGGCCACggtcctcctccacgtcctcctcctgcccttcctcctcctcgtcctcgtcctcttcctgttCTGCCGGGGTAGCCACCGTCCCCACCGCCCCTCTCTCCATCGGAGGCCCGGGCCTGAGCCGCAGCCAGCCTGTTTACATCTCTCCCAGCCCGCCCACCGCTGCTACCGCTTCCTCTGAAGAAGCTCCCTCAGTCGGCTCCCGCTTTTACATTTCTGCCAACGCCACCAGTGACGACAGTGGGGGTAGGAACCCTCCCACAGTCTACATCTCAGCCAACCCTTCGTTGCAGGGGCCCTCAGGGGCCAGGAACATGGGGGGCCAGGTGAGCATGGGCCCTGCATACATCCACCACCATCCACCAAAGTCCCGTGCTTCTCTGGGAGGGGGAGGCACGGCTTCGTCCCCGCGCGTGGTGGTGACACAGCCCAACACTAAATACACTTTTAAGATCACCGTGTCCCCCAATAAGCCCCCCGCGGTGTCCCCCGGAGTTGTGTCTCCTACATTTGAGCCCAACAACCTCCTCAGCCTACCTTCAGACCACCATTTCGTGGAGCCCGACCCCCTACATCTGTCGGACCCGCTTTCGGCACACAGGGAGAGGCCGAGCGAGCCGCGAAGACTCAGCATGGGCTCAGACGACGCGGCATACACGCAAG CGTTGTTGGTCCATCAGAAGGCCCGCATGGAGAGGTTGTGGCACGAGCTGgagttgaagaagaagaagctggagaagCTAAAAGAGGAGGTCAACGAGATGGAGAACGACCTGACCAGGAGACGGCTGGAGAGATCCAACTCGGCCTCCCAAATCCCTTCT ATTGAGGAAATGAAGCAGCTGCGATGCAAAAACCGGTTACTGCAGATCGACATCGACTGCCTCACCAAAGAAATTGATCTTCTTCAAACTCGAG GACCACACTTTAATCTTAGTGCAATCCATAACTTTTATGACAACATGGGATTCCTTGGTCCACTCCCACCCAAACCCAAAGGTACTTTATCTATCG AAGGGAACAGACGTAGATATAATGTGACTTCTGAGCTCATGATGGAGCCCTCCTCtggtcctccccctcctctctcatttG ACCCGGGCAGTAAGATTGTGAAGCCCATCGCAgaccaggaggaggacgaggggctGCAGTGGAACTGCACCGCCTGCACCTTCCTCAACCACCCCGCCCTCAACCGCTGTGAACAGTGCGAGTTCCCCCGGCACTTCTGA
- the tab2 gene encoding TGF-beta-activated kinase 1 and MAP3K7-binding protein 2 isoform X3, producing the protein MAQGSHQIDIQVLHDLRQKFPEVPEGVVSQCVLQNNNNLDACCEYLSQVSPGYLYSEEGNLSNDPGFDRLRKHMTQLNLGLQSQNVHVAPNQDSPRMNGSRTLAHSLSDGPLQKGQAPNSDFFPPEPQSAPVQVPASINVFGGMEPTRKPQPPQHLGLYPMGVKGSQQTPRFNPITVTLAPHIQTGRNTPTSLHIHGGPQTTNSPQGNSIYIRPFVTQCGTTRQNHQQQLQGGRAQYSPTSQPQQQIYQISHPSPWSGPQHTASSHTSQHQTQGHQTSHVYMPISSPTNPQAPSLIPTGSQASSSGVSSCSTTTSSVMPTSMPTISQYNIQNISTGPRKNQIEIKLESPQRSNSTTAVLRTSSGPRSSSTSSSCPSSSSSSSSSCSAGVATVPTAPLSIGGPGLSRSQPVYISPSPPTAATASSEEAPSVGSRFYISANATSDDSGGRNPPTVYISANPSLQGPSGARNMGGQVSMGPAYIHHHPPKSRASLGGGGTASSPRVVVTQPNTKYTFKITVSPNKPPAVSPGVVSPTFEPNNLLSLPSDHHFVEPDPLHLSDPLSAHRERPSEPRRLSMGSDDAAYTQALLVHQKARMERLWHELELKKKKLEKLKEEVNEMENDLTRRRLERSNSASQIPSIEEMKQLRCKNRLLQIDIDCLTKEIDLLQTRGPHFNLSAIHNFYDNMGFLGPLPPKPKGTLSIDPGSKIVKPIADQEEDEGLQWNCTACTFLNHPALNRCEQCEFPRHF; encoded by the exons ATGGCCCAGGGAAGCCACCAGATTGACATTCAGGTTTTGCATGACCTGCGCCAGAAGTTCCCAGAAGTCCCAGAGGGTGTTGTCTCCCAGTGTGTTCTGCAG aacaacaacaatctAGACGCCTGCTGCGAATACTTGTCCCAGGTCAGTCCGGGCTACCTGTACAGCGAAGAAGGAAACCTCAGCAACGACCCCGGCTTTGACAGGCTTCGCAAACACATGACCCAGCTGAACCTGGGCTTGCAGTCTCAGAATGTGCACGTGGCCCCGAACCAGGACAGCCCGAGAATGAACGGCAGTCGAACTCTGGCCCACAGCCTGAGCGACGGGCCCCTCCAGAAAGGCCAGGCCCCTAACAGTGACTTCTTTCCGCCGGAGCCCCAGTCCGCCCCAGTGCAGGTTCCCGCCAGCATCAATGTGTTTGGTGGCATGGAGCCCACAAGAAAGCCGCAGCCTCCGCAGCACCTCGGGCTCTACCCTATGGGGGTCAAAGGATCCCAGCAGACCCCGCGCTTCAACCCAATAACCGTGACGCTAGCACCCCACATCCAGACGGGCCGCAACACACCCACCTCTTTGCACATACACGGCGGtccacaaacaacaaacagtccACAGGGTAACTCCATTTACATCAGGCCCTTCGTCACCCAGTGTGGTACGACCCGGCagaaccaccagcagcagctgcaggggggcAGGGCCCAGTACAGCCCCACCTCCCAGCCGCAGCAGCAGATCTACCAGATCTCACACCCGTCTCCCTGGTCTGGCCCCCAGCACACCGCCTCCTCGCATACCTCACAGCACCAGACACAGGGCCACCAGACCTCTCACGTCTACATGCCGATCAGCTCTCCCACCAATCCCCAGGCGCCCTCCCTCATCCCCACCGGAAGCCAGGCCTCGTCCTCCGGTGTCTCGTCgtgctccaccaccacctcctcagtTATGCCCACCTCGATGCCAACCATCAGCCAGTACAACATCCAGAACATCTCCACCGGCCCGCGGAAAAATCAGATTGAGATCAAACTTGAATCTCCTCAGAGGAGCAACTCCACTACTGCCGTGCTGCGGACAAGCAGTGGGCCACggtcctcctccacgtcctcctcctgcccttcctcctcctcgtcctcgtcctcttcctgttCTGCCGGGGTAGCCACCGTCCCCACCGCCCCTCTCTCCATCGGAGGCCCGGGCCTGAGCCGCAGCCAGCCTGTTTACATCTCTCCCAGCCCGCCCACCGCTGCTACCGCTTCCTCTGAAGAAGCTCCCTCAGTCGGCTCCCGCTTTTACATTTCTGCCAACGCCACCAGTGACGACAGTGGGGGTAGGAACCCTCCCACAGTCTACATCTCAGCCAACCCTTCGTTGCAGGGGCCCTCAGGGGCCAGGAACATGGGGGGCCAGGTGAGCATGGGCCCTGCATACATCCACCACCATCCACCAAAGTCCCGTGCTTCTCTGGGAGGGGGAGGCACGGCTTCGTCCCCGCGCGTGGTGGTGACACAGCCCAACACTAAATACACTTTTAAGATCACCGTGTCCCCCAATAAGCCCCCCGCGGTGTCCCCCGGAGTTGTGTCTCCTACATTTGAGCCCAACAACCTCCTCAGCCTACCTTCAGACCACCATTTCGTGGAGCCCGACCCCCTACATCTGTCGGACCCGCTTTCGGCACACAGGGAGAGGCCGAGCGAGCCGCGAAGACTCAGCATGGGCTCAGACGACGCGGCATACACGCAAG CGTTGTTGGTCCATCAGAAGGCCCGCATGGAGAGGTTGTGGCACGAGCTGgagttgaagaagaagaagctggagaagCTAAAAGAGGAGGTCAACGAGATGGAGAACGACCTGACCAGGAGACGGCTGGAGAGATCCAACTCGGCCTCCCAAATCCCTTCT ATTGAGGAAATGAAGCAGCTGCGATGCAAAAACCGGTTACTGCAGATCGACATCGACTGCCTCACCAAAGAAATTGATCTTCTTCAAACTCGAG GACCACACTTTAATCTTAGTGCAATCCATAACTTTTATGACAACATGGGATTCCTTGGTCCACTCCCACCCAAACCCAAAGGTACTTTATCTATCG ACCCGGGCAGTAAGATTGTGAAGCCCATCGCAgaccaggaggaggacgaggggctGCAGTGGAACTGCACCGCCTGCACCTTCCTCAACCACCCCGCCCTCAACCGCTGTGAACAGTGCGAGTTCCCCCGGCACTTCTGA
- the tab2 gene encoding TGF-beta-activated kinase 1 and MAP3K7-binding protein 2 isoform X2, with amino-acid sequence MAQGSHQIDIQVLHDLRQKFPEVPEGVVSQCVLQNNNNLDACCEYLSQVSPGYLYSEEGNLSNDPGFDRLRKHMTQLNLGLQSQNVHVAPNQDSPRMNGSRTLAHSLSDGPLQKGQAPNSDFFPPEPQSAPVQVPASINVFGGMEPTRKPQPPQHLGLYPMGVKGSQQTPRFNPITVTLAPHIQTGRNTPTSLHIHGGPQTTNSPQGNSIYIRPFVTQCGTTRQNHQQQLQGGRAQYSPTSQPQQQIYQISHPSPWSGPQHTASSHTSQHQTQGHQTSHVYMPISSPTNPQAPSLIPTGSQASSSGVSSCSTTTSSVMPTSMPTISQYNIQNISTGPRKNQIEIKLESPQRSNSTTAVLRTSSGPRSSSTSSSCPSSSSSSSSSCSAGVATVPTAPLSIGGPGLSRSQPVYISPSPPTAATASSEEAPSVGSRFYISANATSDDSGGRNPPTVYISANPSLQGPSGARNMGGQVSMGPAYIHHHPPKSRASLGGGGTASSPRVVVTQPNTKYTFKITVSPNKPPAVSPGVVSPTFEPNNLLSLPSDHHFVEPDPLHLSDPLSAHRERPSEPRRLSMGSDDAAYTQALLVHQKARMERLWHELELKKKKLEKLKEEVNEMENDLTRRRLERSNSASQIPSIEEMKQLRCKNRLLQIDIDCLTKEIDLLQTRGPHFNLSAIHNFYDNMGFLGPLPPKPKEGNRRRYNVTSELMMEPSSGPPPPLSFDPGSKIVKPIADQEEDEGLQWNCTACTFLNHPALNRCEQCEFPRHF; translated from the exons ATGGCCCAGGGAAGCCACCAGATTGACATTCAGGTTTTGCATGACCTGCGCCAGAAGTTCCCAGAAGTCCCAGAGGGTGTTGTCTCCCAGTGTGTTCTGCAG aacaacaacaatctAGACGCCTGCTGCGAATACTTGTCCCAGGTCAGTCCGGGCTACCTGTACAGCGAAGAAGGAAACCTCAGCAACGACCCCGGCTTTGACAGGCTTCGCAAACACATGACCCAGCTGAACCTGGGCTTGCAGTCTCAGAATGTGCACGTGGCCCCGAACCAGGACAGCCCGAGAATGAACGGCAGTCGAACTCTGGCCCACAGCCTGAGCGACGGGCCCCTCCAGAAAGGCCAGGCCCCTAACAGTGACTTCTTTCCGCCGGAGCCCCAGTCCGCCCCAGTGCAGGTTCCCGCCAGCATCAATGTGTTTGGTGGCATGGAGCCCACAAGAAAGCCGCAGCCTCCGCAGCACCTCGGGCTCTACCCTATGGGGGTCAAAGGATCCCAGCAGACCCCGCGCTTCAACCCAATAACCGTGACGCTAGCACCCCACATCCAGACGGGCCGCAACACACCCACCTCTTTGCACATACACGGCGGtccacaaacaacaaacagtccACAGGGTAACTCCATTTACATCAGGCCCTTCGTCACCCAGTGTGGTACGACCCGGCagaaccaccagcagcagctgcaggggggcAGGGCCCAGTACAGCCCCACCTCCCAGCCGCAGCAGCAGATCTACCAGATCTCACACCCGTCTCCCTGGTCTGGCCCCCAGCACACCGCCTCCTCGCATACCTCACAGCACCAGACACAGGGCCACCAGACCTCTCACGTCTACATGCCGATCAGCTCTCCCACCAATCCCCAGGCGCCCTCCCTCATCCCCACCGGAAGCCAGGCCTCGTCCTCCGGTGTCTCGTCgtgctccaccaccacctcctcagtTATGCCCACCTCGATGCCAACCATCAGCCAGTACAACATCCAGAACATCTCCACCGGCCCGCGGAAAAATCAGATTGAGATCAAACTTGAATCTCCTCAGAGGAGCAACTCCACTACTGCCGTGCTGCGGACAAGCAGTGGGCCACggtcctcctccacgtcctcctcctgcccttcctcctcctcgtcctcgtcctcttcctgttCTGCCGGGGTAGCCACCGTCCCCACCGCCCCTCTCTCCATCGGAGGCCCGGGCCTGAGCCGCAGCCAGCCTGTTTACATCTCTCCCAGCCCGCCCACCGCTGCTACCGCTTCCTCTGAAGAAGCTCCCTCAGTCGGCTCCCGCTTTTACATTTCTGCCAACGCCACCAGTGACGACAGTGGGGGTAGGAACCCTCCCACAGTCTACATCTCAGCCAACCCTTCGTTGCAGGGGCCCTCAGGGGCCAGGAACATGGGGGGCCAGGTGAGCATGGGCCCTGCATACATCCACCACCATCCACCAAAGTCCCGTGCTTCTCTGGGAGGGGGAGGCACGGCTTCGTCCCCGCGCGTGGTGGTGACACAGCCCAACACTAAATACACTTTTAAGATCACCGTGTCCCCCAATAAGCCCCCCGCGGTGTCCCCCGGAGTTGTGTCTCCTACATTTGAGCCCAACAACCTCCTCAGCCTACCTTCAGACCACCATTTCGTGGAGCCCGACCCCCTACATCTGTCGGACCCGCTTTCGGCACACAGGGAGAGGCCGAGCGAGCCGCGAAGACTCAGCATGGGCTCAGACGACGCGGCATACACGCAAG CGTTGTTGGTCCATCAGAAGGCCCGCATGGAGAGGTTGTGGCACGAGCTGgagttgaagaagaagaagctggagaagCTAAAAGAGGAGGTCAACGAGATGGAGAACGACCTGACCAGGAGACGGCTGGAGAGATCCAACTCGGCCTCCCAAATCCCTTCT ATTGAGGAAATGAAGCAGCTGCGATGCAAAAACCGGTTACTGCAGATCGACATCGACTGCCTCACCAAAGAAATTGATCTTCTTCAAACTCGAG GACCACACTTTAATCTTAGTGCAATCCATAACTTTTATGACAACATGGGATTCCTTGGTCCACTCCCACCCAAACCCAAAG AAGGGAACAGACGTAGATATAATGTGACTTCTGAGCTCATGATGGAGCCCTCCTCtggtcctccccctcctctctcatttG ACCCGGGCAGTAAGATTGTGAAGCCCATCGCAgaccaggaggaggacgaggggctGCAGTGGAACTGCACCGCCTGCACCTTCCTCAACCACCCCGCCCTCAACCGCTGTGAACAGTGCGAGTTCCCCCGGCACTTCTGA
- the tab2 gene encoding TGF-beta-activated kinase 1 and MAP3K7-binding protein 2 isoform X4, producing MAQGSHQIDIQVLHDLRQKFPEVPEGVVSQCVLQNNNNLDACCEYLSQVSPGYLYSEEGNLSNDPGFDRLRKHMTQLNLGLQSQNVHVAPNQDSPRMNGSRTLAHSLSDGPLQKGQAPNSDFFPPEPQSAPVQVPASINVFGGMEPTRKPQPPQHLGLYPMGVKGSQQTPRFNPITVTLAPHIQTGRNTPTSLHIHGGPQTTNSPQGNSIYIRPFVTQCGTTRQNHQQQLQGGRAQYSPTSQPQQQIYQISHPSPWSGPQHTASSHTSQHQTQGHQTSHVYMPISSPTNPQAPSLIPTGSQASSSGVSSCSTTTSSVMPTSMPTISQYNIQNISTGPRKNQIEIKLESPQRSNSTTAVLRTSSGPRSSSTSSSCPSSSSSSSSSCSAGVATVPTAPLSIGGPGLSRSQPVYISPSPPTAATASSEEAPSVGSRFYISANATSDDSGGRNPPTVYISANPSLQGPSGARNMGGQVSMGPAYIHHHPPKSRASLGGGGTASSPRVVVTQPNTKYTFKITVSPNKPPAVSPGVVSPTFEPNNLLSLPSDHHFVEPDPLHLSDPLSAHRERPSEPRRLSMGSDDAAYTQALLVHQKARMERLWHELELKKKKLEKLKEEVNEMENDLTRRRLERSNSASQIPSIEEMKQLRCKNRLLQIDIDCLTKEIDLLQTRGPHFNLSAIHNFYDNMGFLGPLPPKPKDPGSKIVKPIADQEEDEGLQWNCTACTFLNHPALNRCEQCEFPRHF from the exons ATGGCCCAGGGAAGCCACCAGATTGACATTCAGGTTTTGCATGACCTGCGCCAGAAGTTCCCAGAAGTCCCAGAGGGTGTTGTCTCCCAGTGTGTTCTGCAG aacaacaacaatctAGACGCCTGCTGCGAATACTTGTCCCAGGTCAGTCCGGGCTACCTGTACAGCGAAGAAGGAAACCTCAGCAACGACCCCGGCTTTGACAGGCTTCGCAAACACATGACCCAGCTGAACCTGGGCTTGCAGTCTCAGAATGTGCACGTGGCCCCGAACCAGGACAGCCCGAGAATGAACGGCAGTCGAACTCTGGCCCACAGCCTGAGCGACGGGCCCCTCCAGAAAGGCCAGGCCCCTAACAGTGACTTCTTTCCGCCGGAGCCCCAGTCCGCCCCAGTGCAGGTTCCCGCCAGCATCAATGTGTTTGGTGGCATGGAGCCCACAAGAAAGCCGCAGCCTCCGCAGCACCTCGGGCTCTACCCTATGGGGGTCAAAGGATCCCAGCAGACCCCGCGCTTCAACCCAATAACCGTGACGCTAGCACCCCACATCCAGACGGGCCGCAACACACCCACCTCTTTGCACATACACGGCGGtccacaaacaacaaacagtccACAGGGTAACTCCATTTACATCAGGCCCTTCGTCACCCAGTGTGGTACGACCCGGCagaaccaccagcagcagctgcaggggggcAGGGCCCAGTACAGCCCCACCTCCCAGCCGCAGCAGCAGATCTACCAGATCTCACACCCGTCTCCCTGGTCTGGCCCCCAGCACACCGCCTCCTCGCATACCTCACAGCACCAGACACAGGGCCACCAGACCTCTCACGTCTACATGCCGATCAGCTCTCCCACCAATCCCCAGGCGCCCTCCCTCATCCCCACCGGAAGCCAGGCCTCGTCCTCCGGTGTCTCGTCgtgctccaccaccacctcctcagtTATGCCCACCTCGATGCCAACCATCAGCCAGTACAACATCCAGAACATCTCCACCGGCCCGCGGAAAAATCAGATTGAGATCAAACTTGAATCTCCTCAGAGGAGCAACTCCACTACTGCCGTGCTGCGGACAAGCAGTGGGCCACggtcctcctccacgtcctcctcctgcccttcctcctcctcgtcctcgtcctcttcctgttCTGCCGGGGTAGCCACCGTCCCCACCGCCCCTCTCTCCATCGGAGGCCCGGGCCTGAGCCGCAGCCAGCCTGTTTACATCTCTCCCAGCCCGCCCACCGCTGCTACCGCTTCCTCTGAAGAAGCTCCCTCAGTCGGCTCCCGCTTTTACATTTCTGCCAACGCCACCAGTGACGACAGTGGGGGTAGGAACCCTCCCACAGTCTACATCTCAGCCAACCCTTCGTTGCAGGGGCCCTCAGGGGCCAGGAACATGGGGGGCCAGGTGAGCATGGGCCCTGCATACATCCACCACCATCCACCAAAGTCCCGTGCTTCTCTGGGAGGGGGAGGCACGGCTTCGTCCCCGCGCGTGGTGGTGACACAGCCCAACACTAAATACACTTTTAAGATCACCGTGTCCCCCAATAAGCCCCCCGCGGTGTCCCCCGGAGTTGTGTCTCCTACATTTGAGCCCAACAACCTCCTCAGCCTACCTTCAGACCACCATTTCGTGGAGCCCGACCCCCTACATCTGTCGGACCCGCTTTCGGCACACAGGGAGAGGCCGAGCGAGCCGCGAAGACTCAGCATGGGCTCAGACGACGCGGCATACACGCAAG CGTTGTTGGTCCATCAGAAGGCCCGCATGGAGAGGTTGTGGCACGAGCTGgagttgaagaagaagaagctggagaagCTAAAAGAGGAGGTCAACGAGATGGAGAACGACCTGACCAGGAGACGGCTGGAGAGATCCAACTCGGCCTCCCAAATCCCTTCT ATTGAGGAAATGAAGCAGCTGCGATGCAAAAACCGGTTACTGCAGATCGACATCGACTGCCTCACCAAAGAAATTGATCTTCTTCAAACTCGAG GACCACACTTTAATCTTAGTGCAATCCATAACTTTTATGACAACATGGGATTCCTTGGTCCACTCCCACCCAAACCCAAAG ACCCGGGCAGTAAGATTGTGAAGCCCATCGCAgaccaggaggaggacgaggggctGCAGTGGAACTGCACCGCCTGCACCTTCCTCAACCACCCCGCCCTCAACCGCTGTGAACAGTGCGAGTTCCCCCGGCACTTCTGA